A stretch of the Aminipila terrae genome encodes the following:
- a CDS encoding phosphodiester glycosidase family protein, translated as MNFKRKILQILVVLMIFAATTITAFGAPSAYISGAKIKGFNANYIIIDMNDKNVRPMMLTAGNVLCSADSVSNMAKNNGCFAAINGTYFSAYDGIPISWGTIIKNGKVLHISNGGAVAGFTSDGELVIDRLSFNFKGYINDEYRCIPWRINHPSDEADAITIFTPEYGAVVKLKGGAKAPVVENGKVSYIATSDFYVPAGDLPSSIILRWQI; from the coding sequence ATGAATTTTAAACGTAAAATCTTACAGATATTAGTTGTTTTAATGATTTTTGCGGCCACTACAATAACAGCATTTGGAGCCCCGTCAGCGTATATTTCAGGGGCAAAGATAAAAGGATTTAATGCAAATTACATCATTATTGATATGAACGATAAAAATGTGCGTCCAATGATGCTTACTGCAGGAAATGTCTTATGTTCTGCGGATTCCGTCTCCAATATGGCAAAAAATAATGGATGTTTTGCAGCCATAAATGGCACGTATTTTTCTGCGTACGATGGTATTCCTATATCCTGGGGAACCATTATAAAGAACGGAAAGGTATTACATATAAGTAATGGCGGTGCTGTAGCAGGATTTACCAGTGATGGCGAGCTGGTTATAGACAGACTTTCTTTTAATTTTAAAGGTTATATTAATGATGAATATCGCTGTATACCCTGGAGGATTAACCATCCAAGTGATGAAGCAGATGCTATAACTATTTTTACCCCTGAGTATGGTGCGGTTGTAAAACTGAAAGGGGGCGCCAAGGCACCTGTAGTGGAAAATGGAAAGGTTTCATACATAGCTACTTCAGATTTTTATGTACCGGCAGGGGATTTGCCATCGTCTATAATTCTCAGGTGGCAAATTTAG